One genomic segment of Campylobacter sp. includes these proteins:
- a CDS encoding YdcH family protein, whose protein sequence is MFHEYRYLITELKGKNARFDSLFEKHDELDHKIADAQAGRVHMSDLEIDAMKKEKLRIKDELGTLLAQYKAEKADK, encoded by the coding sequence ATGTTTCATGAATACAGATATTTAATCACTGAGTTAAAAGGCAAAAACGCGCGATTTGATTCGCTTTTCGAGAAGCACGACGAGCTGGATCACAAGATCGCCGACGCACAAGCCGGCAGAGTGCATATGAGCGATCTGGAGATCGATGCGATGAAGAAAGAAAAGCTTCGCATAAAAGATGAGCTAGGCACCCTGCTAGCGCAATATAAAGCCGAAAAGGCAGATAAATAA